One Oncorhynchus nerka isolate Pitt River unplaced genomic scaffold, Oner_Uvic_2.0 unplaced_scaffold_838, whole genome shotgun sequence DNA window includes the following coding sequences:
- the LOC135571016 gene encoding E3 ubiquitin-protein ligase SMURF1-like — protein MKMRPKDLKKRLMVKFRGEEGLDYGGVAREWLYLLCHEMLNPYYGLFQYSTDNIYTLQINPDSSINPDHLSYFHFVGRVMGLAVFHSHYINGGFTLPFYKQLLGKPIMLQDLETTDPELHKSLVWILENDISSVLDHTFCVEHSAFGKFLQHELKPNGQNLPVTEDNKKEYVKLYVTWRFMRGIEAQFLALQKGFSQLIPQHLLKPFDHKELELIIGGLGKIDLADWKSNTRLKHCAVDSNVVCWFWEAVESFTEERRGRLLQFVTGSTRVPLQGFKALQGGSRTPHY, from the exons ATGAAGATGAGACCCAAGGACCTGAAGAAACGACTGATGGTGAAgtttagaggagaggaaggactGGACTACGGAGGAGTGGCAAG ggagtggctgtacctgctgtgccATGAGATGTTGAACCCGTACTACGGCCTGTTCCAGTACTCAACAGACAACATTTACACACTACAGATCAACCCTGACTCCTCTAtcaaccct gACCACCTGTCGTATTTCCACTTTGTGGGTCGTGTGATGGGCCTGGCAGTGTTCCACAGTCACTATATCAACGGAGGCTTCACCCTGCCCTTCTACAAGCAGCTGCTGGGCAAACCTATTATGCTACAAGACCTGGAGACCACTGATCCTGAACTTCACAagagtctggtctggatact ggagaaTGACATCTCGTCGGTTCTAGATCATACGTTCTGCGTGGaacacagtgccttcgggaagttCCTTCAACACGAGCTGAAACCCAACGGTCAGAACCTCCCGGTAACCGAGGACAACAAGAAGGAGTACGTGAAGCTTTACGTTACCTGGAGGTTTATGAGGGGGATCGAGGCTCAGTTCTTAGCTCTGCAGAAAGGATTCAGCCAACTGATTCCTCAACACCTCCTCAAACCATTTGACCACAAGGAGCTGGAG tTGATAATCGGAGGCCTGGGGAAGATAGACCTAGCAGATTGGAAGTCTAACACCCGTTTGAAGCACTGTGCTGTAGACAGTAATGTGGTTTGCTGGTTCTGGGAGGCTGTAGAGAGCttcactgaggagaggagaggacgactACTGCAGTTTGTTACCGGTTCTACCAGAGTTCCACTACAGGGATTCAAGGCACTACAGGGTGGGTCTCGCACACCCCACTATTAA